The following are encoded together in the Buteo buteo chromosome 24, bButBut1.hap1.1, whole genome shotgun sequence genome:
- the LOC142044313 gene encoding ADP-ribosylation factor-like protein 3 isoform X2 yields MGDVQKGLLSVIQRLKGSPEQELRIVLLGLDNAGKTTLLKRLASEEVSTITPTQGFNIKSVHSHGFKLNVWDIGGQRSIRPYWKKYLGSTDLLIYVIDSADQKRFEETGQELAELTEDESLTGVPLLVFANKQDLVTAAPAAEIAEGLSLHTYRDREWQIQACSALSGEGVQDGMNWISSQIMNRKK; encoded by the exons ATGGGTGATGTGCAGAAG GGGCTGCTCTCCGTCATCCAGAGGCTGAAGGGTTCCCCGGAGCAGGAGCTCCGCATTGTCCTGCTGGGGCTGGACAACGCGGGGAAGACCACGCTGCTGAAACGCCTGGCGTCCGAGGAGGTCAGCACCATCACCCCCACCCAG GGCTTCAACATAAAGAGCGTCCACTCACATGGCTTCAAGCTAAACGTCTGGGATATCGGGGGCCAGCGCTCCATCCGCCCGTACTGGAAGAAATATCTGGGCAGCACAGACCTGCTG ATTTATGTTATTGACAGCGCAGACCAGAAGCGTTTCGAGGAGACAGGGCAG gagctggcagagctcacCGAGGACGAGTCCCTCACGGGGGTCCCACTGCTGGTGTTTGCCAACAAGCAGGACCTAGTGactgcagcacctgcagctgAAATTGCAGAAGGGCTGAGCCTCCACACCTACCGGGACCGGGAATGGCAGATCCAGGCCTGCTCAGCCTTGTCTGGGGAAGGAGTACAG gaTGGGATGAACTGGATTTCCAGCCAGATCATGAACAGGAAGAAGTGA
- the LOC142044313 gene encoding ADP-ribosylation factor-like protein 3 isoform X1: MGDVQKGSPSTPCPQGLLSVIQRLKGSPEQELRIVLLGLDNAGKTTLLKRLASEEVSTITPTQGFNIKSVHSHGFKLNVWDIGGQRSIRPYWKKYLGSTDLLIYVIDSADQKRFEETGQELAELTEDESLTGVPLLVFANKQDLVTAAPAAEIAEGLSLHTYRDREWQIQACSALSGEGVQDGMNWISSQIMNRKK; encoded by the exons ATGGGTGATGTGCAGAAG ggctcccccagcaccccatgcCCCCAGGGGCTGCTCTCCGTCATCCAGAGGCTGAAGGGTTCCCCGGAGCAGGAGCTCCGCATTGTCCTGCTGGGGCTGGACAACGCGGGGAAGACCACGCTGCTGAAACGCCTGGCGTCCGAGGAGGTCAGCACCATCACCCCCACCCAG GGCTTCAACATAAAGAGCGTCCACTCACATGGCTTCAAGCTAAACGTCTGGGATATCGGGGGCCAGCGCTCCATCCGCCCGTACTGGAAGAAATATCTGGGCAGCACAGACCTGCTG ATTTATGTTATTGACAGCGCAGACCAGAAGCGTTTCGAGGAGACAGGGCAG gagctggcagagctcacCGAGGACGAGTCCCTCACGGGGGTCCCACTGCTGGTGTTTGCCAACAAGCAGGACCTAGTGactgcagcacctgcagctgAAATTGCAGAAGGGCTGAGCCTCCACACCTACCGGGACCGGGAATGGCAGATCCAGGCCTGCTCAGCCTTGTCTGGGGAAGGAGTACAG gaTGGGATGAACTGGATTTCCAGCCAGATCATGAACAGGAAGAAGTGA